The segment GAAAAATTATGAATCTTGGACGATGAGATTTGGATCGTCACTTCGTTTTCTATAAGGTTAGTCGCAAAAACGGTGGAGAAATAACTAGCAGCCATCTTTGGTTGCGGCTTAACGTAACGTTCTCTTTGATCCGATACTCGCACTAAGAGGTCTTCCTTCTTTTGTATTAGCTTCTTCACTTCCTCTTGCAGATCTGGTATGTACTGCACGCTCCGAGAAACGGTCTCAGGATTACTTAGCTTCTTCTGCAATACAATAAagccaaaagaaaagaaaaaagggtTTATAAGTTACTCTTCTTCTAAATGGTAATAATTAATCGAATAAGCAGACTAGCTATTGCTGATTTGTGTTGATAATGAAACATATTCAGATGACATATCAATGTAGGTTACTTACCGACTGATCTGATCTCGGAAGGCATGAAcgaagagatgagaacaaagaGTTAGCTTTCTGGCGACGGTTACGCTCTTTGGCATTGTGGTTAAGCTTCTTGATCACGACAGAATTGTTGTTTAATCCATTTCCCTCCGACAAAACAGGAACCCCTAAGCTGGTCTGATGATGGACCACTCCATACGTCTTCGGTACCGGAAAATCAAGAAATGTGTCGTTGTTATGGCTATCTCCGACGAGTTTGTAGCTCTCGCACTCTCCCGTTGGCGCCCACCCAGAGTTTGGGAACAATAGAGGGCCCAATGCATGCATTTTTCTTGACTGAAGACAACTTTTTTAGCTTTTTCTTCGCTTGAAGCTCTTTTGGTCGGGATATTACTGACCTTCCAGTGCCACACCTAAATATATAGATAGTATTAaccaaataaacaaataaatctctATTGTTCAATCAAATTAACAAACTATACTATAAGTATTTGTGAACTGTACGCATTAACAACAAGCATACGACGAGGAAACTCATTTTTGTAAAGAGGAATCTcatgtttgtaaatatatactataacaAGGAATCTCATATTTATAAGCATATACCACAAGCATATACCACGCGCGTTTATATAAATAGTTGAAGTTTGTAAAATACACCCTGTATTAGTTTTTATAACAAACTAGAGTCTGAGGGTATGTTTCCTTTtacgtaatattttttttgtaacaaatttgttttgacataatatatatatcaagtgtattgattttttttgttattagaaGTTTTTTTAGGTGTCTAACACGATTTAATCTATACAAAATGTTTgtattgtaaaatttaatttttttattagggACTACATCTATACTAATTAAACTTACAATTAGTTgcagaaaaataatttgtacaattacttttaaaattaatttctacaAAACTCTAAATGAATCGTAATTTTatgtcaaaacaaatttgttcctATCATGTTATTAGACTTTTgacataaaatttgttttgacataaaaatttggaaaatttattttacgtaataaaaattattatttttgataagttatatattttattttattttttatgaaatttatcttaaatttacttatatgacttatttttgttattttaaatatgactaaattttagaagattctaaataattctaacctgtaatatgattttatttatttagcccgaagttaaacttattttacactgattttgtagtttaaacaaaatattttataccttcaacactctctgtattaaaaaattcatttgtacgtttcaaaatattttctataattttattaaatttagtttatgtgatttagtttttattttaaatgaaactttttttaatgAGTTGAGAGAATttagacccgtattatgattttgttgatttaatcatttgttattttaacttaattttatttttaggtttcatttaataaatgct is part of the Raphanus sativus cultivar WK10039 chromosome 5, ASM80110v3, whole genome shotgun sequence genome and harbors:
- the LOC108860444 gene encoding transcription factor ORG3-like; the encoded protein is MHALGPLLFPNSGWAPTGECESYKLVGDSHNNDTFLDFPVPKTYGVVHHQTSLGVPVLSEGNGLNNNSVVIKKLNHNAKERNRRQKANSLFSSLRSCLPRSDQSKKLSNPETVSRSVQYIPDLQEEVKKLIQKKEDLLVRVSDQRERYVKPQPKMAASYFSTVFATNLIENEVTIQISSSKIHNFSICNVLSGLEEDGFVILDVSSSSSQGERLFYTLHLQIEKIDNYKLICEDLSQRVLYLYEKCGNLFK